The genomic DNA GAAAGAAACTTTACCGATTGAAGCGTGTACGATACCCGCTTTTTCTGCACGGTATTCAACTTTACCTGCTTTGATTTCTTCAACAGCTTTTTTAACGTCCATTGTTACTGTGCCAGTTTTAGGGTTTGGCATTAAACCTTTAGGTCCTAATACACGACCTAATTTACCAACTTCACCCATCATATCTGGTGTTGCAACAACAACATCAAAATCAAACCAACCTTGTTGGATTTTGTTTACATATTCTGCATCTCCAACATAGTCAGCACCTGCTGCTTCTGCTTCAGCGATTTTGTCGCCTTTAGCAAAAACTAATACACGTTGAGATTTACCAGTACCGTGTGGTAATACTACTGCACCACGGATTTGTTGGTCATTTTTACGTGTATCAATACCTAAACGGAAAGCCACTTCAACTGAAGCATCGAAGTTAGCAATAGATGTTTCTTTAGCTAAGCTGATTGCTTCTTCTACTGTATAGAATGCTTGGCGATCAACTTTGTTTAAAGCTTCATGATACTTTTTACCTTTTTTAGCCATTTTTTGTCCTCCTTTAGTGGTTTTATCGGAATGTCCTCCCACATTTACTTGCTTCAAGCAAGTTGAGCGCAGATAGTCCCTAGCACAAATCTGTGCGAATCACAGTGAATGCTTTCTTGTTCATAGGCTACCTGCGTTCTTACGAAAATTTATTTTCTCATTGTCTTATTTGTTAATCAGTTGGTAATTACTCAACAATAATACCCATACTACGTGCAGTACCTTCAACGATACGCATAGCTGCTTCTTCGTCTGCAGCATTTAAGTCAGGCATTTTAGTGTTAGCAATTTCACGTACTTGATCTTTTGTTACTGTAGCAACTTTAGTTTTGTTTGGCTCACCAGAACCTTTTTCAATACCAGCTGCTTTTTTAAGTAATACAGCTGCAGGTGGTGTTTTAGTAATAAATGTAAATGAACGATCTTCATAAACATAAATTTCAACCGGAATAATTAAACCTGCTTGTTCTTGTGTACGTGCGTTAAATTCCTTTGTGAAAGCCATAATGTTCACACCGGCTTGACCTAATGCAGGACCAACTGGTGGTGCTGGGTTTGCTTTACCTGCTGGAATTTGTAACTTAACTACTTTTTCTACTTTTTTAGCCACGATGTGCACCTCCTTGATATCGTGATGTGGTCACAGGGCTCAATTTTGCCCTCCCACTCTTAACATTTCGTGACGAAATGTAGCGCTATGAATGCGCGACTTCGTAATTGTAACATTTTCATACGCTGAATACAACTCATTTTTTATAACTTTTTACACGTTTAGAGTTTTTCTATTTGATCAAATTCAACTTCAACTGGTGTTTCGCGTCCAAACATATCAACTAATACAGTCAACTTAAATTTATCCGCTTCAATTTCACTGATTTCGCCCACTTGATTTGCAAACGGCCCAGAAGTAATACGGACTTGTTCACCTAAATCCACTTCTACATCAATTGTCTTTTCTTTCATGCCCATTTGCTTAAGAATAAAACGTGCTTCATCTGGTAATAATGGGTTAGGTTTTGAACCCGCCCCAGCTGATCCTACAAATCCAGTTACACCTGGTGTATTTCTAACAACGTACCACGATTCGTCCGTCATGACTAACTCAACTAATACGTAACCAGGAAATGTTTTCTTCATTTGCTTTTTAGCTTTTCCATCTTTAACTTGTGTCTCTTCTTCTTCAGGAATCACAACTCTAAAGATTTGTTCTGTCATGTTCATTGACTCAACACGTTTTTCTAAATTCTTTTTCACTTTATTTTCATAACCAGAGTAGGTATGTACTGCATACCAACGTTTTGCCCCTAACTCTTCAGACATGCTGACAACTCCTCATTCACTATTTTATCATTTTAATTAATTGACCAATTCCAATATCTAAACCGTAGAAGAATAACAAAAAGAATAGCACTGTCATGACTACGATTGTTGTGTATTTTACAAGTTCTGGTCCAGTTGGCCAGCTTGTTTTTTCCATTTCGGATTTAACGCCTCGGAAAAAGCTTTCTTTTTTTGGCATAACGAAAATCCCTCCTATTTATTTAGATTCCTTATGAAATGTATGTGTATTACATTTTGCACAGAATTTCTTTAATACGAGCCGGTCAGTTTTATTGATCGTTTTCGGTACATGATAGTTACGGTTTCCACATTCCTCGCAATTTAATGGCACTTTTTTCAACTTATTTCACCTTGCTTCTATAATACCAGTTTACTATACATAAGTTTATGTTCAATTGTCAAACCACACTATTCGTCCAAAAGTACTTTCAATTTCTTACGGATTCGGTAGATGGCATTATATATTTTTTTATCTTCAGCCTTTAATGCCAATGCAATTTCTGACGGTTTCCATTCCTCAATCAGATATTTCAACACCTGCATTTCAAAATGACTTAATCCACGGTCCGCTAGTTTTAATACTTCATGACAAAATTGTTGCGATGTACACCCACTTTGATATTGCTGTGCCAACATAACTTGGTATTGCGTCGCATAGCGTTCAATATAGTTGTCGAATAACCGTTCATGCGTCATCTTTTTACGGCGATAGTCTATTTTACGTAAATAAATTGCGCGATGAATATAATGTTCGAAAGGGACATCGTAATAAAAATTCTCGCTTTGTATCTTTTTAAAAATGGCTAGCAACACTTCTTGGATAAGATCTTCGCAATCTGCCGGTATGATACTAAAGTCACTAAAACTTTTTCGTGCATATTGCTCAATGTAAGTGATCAATTGTACGATTGCCTCTGGTTGCTGGGCCTTTACTTGAGCAATCATTACAGAAAAAGTATCATCTAATTCATATTGATAAAGCATATGCGTTCTTCCTCGCCTTCGAAAAATATGCTTTATCATACCTATTCATAACGACTTCAGACAACTTGCGAAATCTTATTCTTCGGACTCGCCTCGCCTTAATTTCTCAAATTCAGACAATACTTCTTCAGATAAGTGAATCCGCGTTCTCGGCTTCTGTTCATGAAAATGATGCATCGACTTTGTGACGGTCTCTTTATTTTCTTTTAAATGGCGCCACATTTCTCTTGAAGATAAACGATAAGCGCCCGTCCCAAAAATAGCATGCTGTTCACTCATATCACTTGTTACAACTGTGATATGCGTTGTATGTTTGTTGTAAATATTGTAAACATAACGCTCAATAAAACTATCAGCCGTTTCATTTTCTTTCGTAAAAATCACATGCACACCATGATAGACAGACTCTGACTGAGGCGTACCTTGTTCATAAGCATCAAAAACACAAACAATTTTCCCTTTTATGACCGCATTATAGTTTGCGATTTCAATCAGCAGTTGCTCTCTTGCTTCTTCTAAGTTTTCTTTAGCTACTCGACTTAATTCTGGAGACTGACCTATCATGTTGTACCCGTCAATGATTACATAATAGTCTTTCATCTTTTAATCTTCACCGCCAATGGGCCGCCGTTTTCTAAACACTTCATACATCATTAAACTTGCTGCAACAGAAGCATTCAAACTATTCACATGGCCAACCATAGGAATTTTAATATAAAAATCACATTTTTCTTTTACCCGACGGCTCATTCCTTGACCTTCACTTCCGATAACAATAGCTAACGGAACGTCCACTTGCATTTGTCTATAATCTGTCGCATGATTTGCTTCTGTGCCCGCTATCCAGTAGCCTTTATCTTTCAATTCATCCATCGTTTGAGATAGATTCGTGACTCTAATAACCGGGACATGTTGAATCGCGCCAGTAGACGCTTTAGCTACTGTTTGTGTCAATGCAACAGAGCGTCTTTTCGGAATAATAATCCCATCCACACCAGTTGCATCTGCTGTTCTTAATATTGACCCTAAATTATGCGGATCTTCCAAGCCATCTAAGATTAATACTGTAGAAAGTGTCTCTTTTTCAGCTTGTTGCTTTAAGAAATGATCTAATGTCTCATATTCGTAAGGAGCGACATAAGCTGCTACGCCTTGATGAGGTGCATTCGAGATTTGATCTAATTTTGATTTTGGAACGGTTTGTACAACAAGTTTTGCTGATTTTGCAGCTTTTAAAATATCTTCAATCTGTTGCTTTTTAATGCCTTCTTGAATCAGTATCTTATTAATGGTATGTCCGGTTGTCACAGCTTCTCTTACTGCATGACGGCCAACAATGATTTCTGAATCCATTTCATTCAACGCCTTTCTTCTACATATTCAACTATTGTCGTTAATAATGCTTCCAGTCTCGCATTTTGTTGATCTAAATATAAATAGCCAATCAGCGCTTCTAAGCCAGAACTTTTTCGATAGGTTTGAATATCTGTGTTTTTCGCTTTTGTATAACTTTTAGCATTACGTCCACGTCGAATGATATCTCGTTCTTCTTCTGTAAACCAATTGTTTTCAATTAAAGCTTCAAGTGTTGCAGCCTGACTTTTAGCTGAGACAAATCTTTTCGCTTCTTGATGCAAGCGGTTCGGTTTGCTCTGTAATTTGAGAATGATATATGTACGGACGTGCTGATCTAAAACAGCATCGCCCACATATGCTAAAGAGAGTGGATTTAATAATTTTTTGTTGATGTCATTAGCCACGTTTAAATCTCACGCCCTGTGGTGTATCTTCAAGAATAATATTTTGTGCTTTTAATTGATCACGAATTTCGTCTGCACGTGCAAAATCTTTAGCTTTTCTAGCTTCATTTCGTTCTTCAATTAATTTTTCAATCTCTTCATCAAGCAGTTGCTCATCTTTTTGAGAAGTAAGTGGGATACCCAGTACGTCACTGAAGATTTGGAATACTTCTTTAAAACGTTGAATCACTTGTGTCGACGTATTATCTTCTAACATGTATTTATTTGTAAGTTTAACTAAATCATACCACGCTGTAATGGCATTCGCTGTATTAAAATCATCGTCCATCACTTTTTCAAATTGCTCAAGTACTTGTTCAATTTGTTCTAAATAATTCGTATCGTCTACAAGATTTGTAGCAACCGCTTCTCGTTCAATGAGCGCTTGATAACTGTTACGAATACGCTCAAGACCACTACGTGCAGCTTCTACACGCTCGATGTTATAGTTGATGGGACTTCTATAATGTACGCTGATCATAAAGAAACGCAATACATCGGGGTCGACCTCTTTAATAATATCGTGAACTAAAATAAAGTTACCTAATGATTTACTCATTTTTTCATTGTCAATATTAATAAAGCCGTTATGCATCCAATAGTTTGCAAATGGTGCATGATTATGCGCTTCTGATTGTGCAATTTCATTTTCATGGTGAGGAAATTGTAAATCACTTCCACCAGCGTGAATATCAATCGTTGCACCTAGTTTTTCATAGGCCATCACTGAGCATTCAATGTGCCAACCCGGACGTCCTGTACCAAATGGACTTTCCCAACTGATTTCGCCCGGTTTTGCTTTTTTCCATAAAGTGAAGTCTAAAGCTTCTTCTTTTTGTTCACCTTGTTCGATGCGAGCACCAATTTTCAAATCATCGATAGATTGATGGCTTAACTTTCCATAACCATCGAATTTGCGTGTTCTGAAGTAGACATCTCCGCCACTTTCGTAAGCATAGCCTTCATCGATTAAATTTTGAATAAATTTGATAATATCATCCATATGTTCCATAACACGTGGGTTGCATGTTGCCGGTTTGACATTTAATGCACCCGTATCTTCGTGGAATGCTTTTATATAACGATCTGCAATTTCAGGTACTGTTTCTCCAAGTTCTTGAGAACGTTTAATCAGTTTGTCATCGACATCTGTGAAATTTGATACATAATTCACTTCATAGCCTTTATATTCGAAATAACGTCTGACAACATCATAGTTAATAGCTGGACGTGCATTTCCAATATGAATGTAGTTGTAAACAGTCGGTCCGCAAACGTACATTTTGACTTTCCCAGGTTCAATCGGTTTAAAAGTTTCTTTTTGACGCGTTAGTGTATTATATAATGTAATCATCTTTAATCTCTCCATTTTTAGTTTGTTCAAGTTGTCGTTCAAGCTGCTTGAGTTGTTCATAAATAGGGTCAGGCAAATTGAGATGATCAAACGTTTTACCGGTGCGAATGCCGTCTTGTTTTACCACACGACCAGGAATGCCTACAACAGTTGTATAACTAGGCACATTTCTTAATACAACAGAATTGGCACCGATATTGACATTCGAGTCTACTTTAATATTTCCTAATACTTTAGCCCCTGCTGCAATCAAGACGTTGTCTCCAATATCGGGGTGTCTCTTACCTTTTTCTTTCCCAGTCCCTCCTAAAGTCACACCTTGGTAAATCGTTACATTATCACCTATTGTACATGTCTCTCCGATAACGACACCCATGCCATGATCGATAAAAAGACGACGTCCAATTTTAGCGCCTGGATGGATTTCTATACCTGTAAAAAAGCGAGAAACTTGAGATATGACACGCGCTAATGTGAAGCGTTTTTTATTGTATAAACGATGTGCAATAAGATGACTCCACACGGCATGCAAGCCCGCGTATGTTGTAATCACTTCAAAAGTCGAACGCGCTGCTGGGTCTTGTTCAAAGACCATTTTTACATCATCCATCATTCGTTTGATCACTGTATTTCCTCCTAAAATAGTTATTCTTATTACTTAGTACAAAAAACACCTCTGACACAAATTATGTCAGAGGTGCTTAAGCACGGTTCCACTCTCAATTAGTATATCGACGAGAATCATTAAATTCTCTTTGACCTACTCACTCATTCATTATTTAGTTCTTCTTATAAAGGTGCATTCAACAAATATTGTGATGTACTTGCAGCAACCGTACACTCTCTAAAACACGCAATTTGCCTACTAATCCTTTATTCAAATCAAAATCCACCTTTATGGTAGTGGATTTTGAACGTGATATCAAGTTATAAATTTGGAAACGGCTTGAAAACAGTCTAAATCGCTCTTTAAGCCTCATTTTATAATTAAGGCAGTCATTACAATAATTGATTAATTCGCCGAAGTACTTTTGTTTTGCCAAGCACTTCCATTGTATTCGGCAATTCTGGTCCATGCATTTGTCCAGTTACCGCAACACGAATTGGCATGAAGAGTTGTTTCCCTTTAATGCCTGTTTCTTTTTGGACTTCTTTAATTTTCTTTTTAATTTCAGCAGCTTCAAATGGCTCTAACGCTTCTAATTTACCATATAGTGCATTCATTAATTCAGGAACTTGTTCACCATTCAACACTTCTTGTGAAGCTTCGTCTAATTCTTTTTCGTCTCGGAAAAATAGCTCTGATAAAGGTACGATTTCTCCAGCGTAGCTCATTTGTTCTTGATAAAGTGCCACGAGTTTACGTCCCCAGTCTAATTCAGCTTCTGATGGTGATTCAGGTAACAAACCAGCTTTAACCATATGCGGTAATGTCATCTCAAAAACTGTTTCTGAATCTTTTTCTTTCATGTATTGGTTATTAATCCAAGCCAATTTTTGTTTATCGAAAAATGCAGGAGATTTTGATAGACGCTTTTCAGTAAAGATATCGATGAACTGTTCTTTAGAAAAGATTTCTTCTTCACCTTCAGGAGACCACCCTAATAATGCGATAAAGTTAAATAACGCTTCTGGTAAATAACCTAACTCTTTATATTGCTCAATAAACTGTAAAATTTGACCGTCACGCTTACTTAACTTTTTGCGTTGCTCATTCACGATTAATGTCATATGTGCAAAACGAGGCGGTTCCCAACCAAATGTTTCATAAATCATTAATTGTTTCGGTGTGTTAGAAATATGATCATCGCCGCGAATCACATCTGTAATTTCCATATAGTGATCATCTACAGCAACTGCAAAATTGTATGTTGGAATACCATCTTTTTTCACAATTACCCAGTCGCCGAAGTTATCAGATTCAAAAGAAACTGTCCCTTTCACCATGTCATCGAACTGATATGTTTTATTTTGTGGAACACGTAAACGAATAGCAGGCTTACGTCCCTCTGCTTCAAACTGCTGTCTTTCCTCTTCTGTTAGATGGGCATGTTTACCACCATAACGTGGCATCTCACCGCGTTCGATTTGTGCTTGACGCTCTGCTTCTAATTCTTCTTCCGTCATGTAACATTTGTACGCTTTGTCTTCAGCTAACAATTGATCCACAAGCGGTTGATAAATGTGACCACGTTCAGATTGACGATATGGACCATAACCTTTATCTTGATCCACAGATTCATCCCAATCCAAGCCTAACCATTTTAAATTTTCAAATTGTGAAGCTTCACCATCGGCAAGGTTACGCTTAGTATCCGTGTCTTCAATACGAATCACAAAATCTCCATCATAGTGTTTCGCGAATAAATAGTTAAATAATGCAGTACGTGCGTTACCGATATGCAAATAACCTGTTGGGCTTGGTGCATATCTGACTCTTACTCGGTTACTCATTTCGTTCACTCCTGTTTTGTTCTTCAATTTTTTAATTATAACATGTCATGTCATGTTGTGTATATGTTACTTTTAACTATGCTTGCGCTGTTAAGGATACGATGGCTTGTGCTGCGATACCTTCTTGACGACCTGTAAAACCTAACTTTTCACTTGTTGTTGCTTTTACATTGACTTGTTGTATTGCGACTTCAAACAAATCAGCAATGACAGCACGCATTTCATCAATATAAGGGCGGAATTTAGGGCGCTCAGCAATGATGGTTGCGTCAATATTATTAATAATGTAA from Staphylococcus schleiferi includes the following:
- the rplA gene encoding 50S ribosomal protein L1 — encoded protein: MAKKGKKYHEALNKVDRQAFYTVEEAISLAKETSIANFDASVEVAFRLGIDTRKNDQQIRGAVVLPHGTGKSQRVLVFAKGDKIAEAEAAGADYVGDAEYVNKIQQGWFDFDVVVATPDMMGEVGKLGRVLGPKGLMPNPKTGTVTMDVKKAVEEIKAGKVEYRAEKAGIVHASIGKVSFDTEKLVENFKTLQDVLTKAKPSSAKGTYFKSVAVTTTMGPGIKVDTASFKL
- the rplK gene encoding 50S ribosomal protein L11; the encoded protein is MAKKVEKVVKLQIPAGKANPAPPVGPALGQAGVNIMAFTKEFNARTQEQAGLIIPVEIYVYEDRSFTFITKTPPAAVLLKKAAGIEKGSGEPNKTKVATVTKDQVREIANTKMPDLNAADEEAAMRIVEGTARSMGIIVE
- the nusG gene encoding transcription termination/antitermination protein NusG, with translation MSEELGAKRWYAVHTYSGYENKVKKNLEKRVESMNMTEQIFRVVIPEEEETQVKDGKAKKQMKKTFPGYVLVELVMTDESWYVVRNTPGVTGFVGSAGAGSKPNPLLPDEARFILKQMGMKEKTIDVEVDLGEQVRITSGPFANQVGEISEIEADKFKLTVLVDMFGRETPVEVEFDQIEKL
- the secE gene encoding preprotein translocase subunit SecE — protein: MPKKESFFRGVKSEMEKTSWPTGPELVKYTTIVVMTVLFFLLFFYGLDIGIGQLIKMIK
- the rpmG gene encoding 50S ribosomal protein L33 is translated as MKKVPLNCEECGNRNYHVPKTINKTDRLVLKKFCAKCNTHTFHKESK
- a CDS encoding sigma-70 family RNA polymerase sigma factor, which gives rise to MLYQYELDDTFSVMIAQVKAQQPEAIVQLITYIEQYARKSFSDFSIIPADCEDLIQEVLLAIFKKIQSENFYYDVPFEHYIHRAIYLRKIDYRRKKMTHERLFDNYIERYATQYQVMLAQQYQSGCTSQQFCHEVLKLADRGLSHFEMQVLKYLIEEWKPSEIALALKAEDKKIYNAIYRIRKKLKVLLDE
- a CDS encoding NYN domain-containing protein, giving the protein MKDYYVIIDGYNMIGQSPELSRVAKENLEEAREQLLIEIANYNAVIKGKIVCVFDAYEQGTPQSESVYHGVHVIFTKENETADSFIERYVYNIYNKHTTHITVVTSDMSEQHAIFGTGAYRLSSREMWRHLKENKETVTKSMHHFHEQKPRTRIHLSEEVLSEFEKLRRGESEE
- the rlmB gene encoding 23S rRNA (guanosine(2251)-2'-O)-methyltransferase RlmB; this translates as MDSEIIVGRHAVREAVTTGHTINKILIQEGIKKQQIEDILKAAKSAKLVVQTVPKSKLDQISNAPHQGVAAYVAPYEYETLDHFLKQQAEKETLSTVLILDGLEDPHNLGSILRTADATGVDGIIIPKRRSVALTQTVAKASTGAIQHVPVIRVTNLSQTMDELKDKGYWIAGTEANHATDYRQMQVDVPLAIVIGSEGQGMSRRVKEKCDFYIKIPMVGHVNSLNASVAASLMMYEVFRKRRPIGGED
- a CDS encoding Mini-ribonuclease 3: MNKKLLNPLSLAYVGDAVLDQHVRTYIILKLQSKPNRLHQEAKRFVSAKSQAATLEALIENNWFTEEERDIIRRGRNAKSYTKAKNTDIQTYRKSSGLEALIGYLYLDQQNARLEALLTTIVEYVEERR
- the cysS gene encoding cysteine--tRNA ligase, with the translated sequence MITLYNTLTRQKETFKPIEPGKVKMYVCGPTVYNYIHIGNARPAINYDVVRRYFEYKGYEVNYVSNFTDVDDKLIKRSQELGETVPEIADRYIKAFHEDTGALNVKPATCNPRVMEHMDDIIKFIQNLIDEGYAYESGGDVYFRTRKFDGYGKLSHQSIDDLKIGARIEQGEQKEEALDFTLWKKAKPGEISWESPFGTGRPGWHIECSVMAYEKLGATIDIHAGGSDLQFPHHENEIAQSEAHNHAPFANYWMHNGFINIDNEKMSKSLGNFILVHDIIKEVDPDVLRFFMISVHYRSPINYNIERVEAARSGLERIRNSYQALIEREAVATNLVDDTNYLEQIEQVLEQFEKVMDDDFNTANAITAWYDLVKLTNKYMLEDNTSTQVIQRFKEVFQIFSDVLGIPLTSQKDEQLLDEEIEKLIEERNEARKAKDFARADEIRDQLKAQNIILEDTPQGVRFKRG
- the cysE gene encoding serine O-acetyltransferase, with amino-acid sequence MMDDVKMVFEQDPAARSTFEVITTYAGLHAVWSHLIAHRLYNKKRFTLARVISQVSRFFTGIEIHPGAKIGRRLFIDHGMGVVIGETCTIGDNVTIYQGVTLGGTGKEKGKRHPDIGDNVLIAAGAKVLGNIKVDSNVNIGANSVVLRNVPSYTTVVGIPGRVVKQDGIRTGKTFDHLNLPDPIYEQLKQLERQLEQTKNGEIKDDYII
- the gltX gene encoding glutamate--tRNA ligase; the protein is MSNRVRVRYAPSPTGYLHIGNARTALFNYLFAKHYDGDFVIRIEDTDTKRNLADGEASQFENLKWLGLDWDESVDQDKGYGPYRQSERGHIYQPLVDQLLAEDKAYKCYMTEEELEAERQAQIERGEMPRYGGKHAHLTEEERQQFEAEGRKPAIRLRVPQNKTYQFDDMVKGTVSFESDNFGDWVIVKKDGIPTYNFAVAVDDHYMEITDVIRGDDHISNTPKQLMIYETFGWEPPRFAHMTLIVNEQRKKLSKRDGQILQFIEQYKELGYLPEALFNFIALLGWSPEGEEEIFSKEQFIDIFTEKRLSKSPAFFDKQKLAWINNQYMKEKDSETVFEMTLPHMVKAGLLPESPSEAELDWGRKLVALYQEQMSYAGEIVPLSELFFRDEKELDEASQEVLNGEQVPELMNALYGKLEALEPFEAAEIKKKIKEVQKETGIKGKQLFMPIRVAVTGQMHGPELPNTMEVLGKTKVLRRINQLL